A window of the Lactuca sativa cultivar Salinas chromosome 5, Lsat_Salinas_v11, whole genome shotgun sequence genome harbors these coding sequences:
- the LOC111900457 gene encoding flocculation protein FLO11-like — protein MAKQSKSPTPPSSENDEENGEEKIHHELPRGNTPPRSPTSTNYLHDKLPTPPPSLKQTVSVSVAPIPLPTTSQTPTSTTSLPPPPITSVSISTTPLPPPIISQSTTTTIPEPTVEVNLSDTGETIVTEPPVTSKPLSPNHSTDSGATLGGANDEFDSTYYSPYRLPTDEDDVAPITSQHLQTINEKLDKLLDDNKSYSGVVLKAFLETALEQYTESIEKSTQSVTDSSSSCKKATADVAEVVHTTQIFLKSLKGHADTNAAKVQASVDSFSKSLQEE, from the coding sequence ATGGCAAAACAGTCCAAGAGTCCCACTCCTCCCAGTTCAGAAAATGACGAGGAGAATGGCGAAGAGAAAATTCATCATGAATTACCGAGAGGCAACACACCTCCCCGGTCCCCAACTTCAACAAACTATCTTCATGACAAACTTCCTACACCACCTCCATCACTGAAACAGACAGTTTCAGTTTCGGTTGCTCCTATTCCCCTACCTACCACATCTCAAACACCAACTTCAACAACATCCTTACCACCACCACCAATTACTTCTGTTTCTATATCCACAACCCCCTTACCACCTCCCATTATTTCCCAATCAACTACCACTACCATACCTGAACCGACAGTAGAAGTCAACCTATCTGATACGGGGGAAACTATTGTAACTGAACCTCCAGTTACTTCTAAACCTCTTTCTCCCAACCACTCAACTGATTCCGGTGCCACTCTCGGTGGTGctaatgatgagtttgattctacATACTACAGTCCCTATAGGCTTCCTACcgatgaagatgatgttgctcCCATCACAAGCCAACACTTGCAGACCATTAATGAGAAACTGGACAAACTTCTTGATGACAACAAATCCTATAGTGGCGTTGTACTAAAAGCCTTTTTGGAAACTGCTCTTGAACAATACACAGAGTCCATTGAAAAATCCACACAATCTGttactgactcttcttcttcttgcaagaAGGCCACTGCTGATGTTGCAGAGGTTGTACATACAACTCAAATATTTCTTAAGTCACTCAAGGGGCATGCGGATACAAATGCGGCCAAGGTACAAGCCTCTGTGGATTCATTCTCCAAGTCTCTTCAAGAGGAGTAA